ACGCCCTAACCTAACGGAATTGGAGTTAACCGTCCACGCCGCGTTTGAACACGAGCATGAGGGAGCGCATGCTCAGGACGAAGCCCCCGAAGAGCAGGACGAACCCGAAGAACGCGTAGAGGTGGATGCCCTCGGTCAGCAGCGGTCCCTCCTCGCTGGTGATGAGCATGATCGCCCCCAAGACGGCGGCACCGGCCAGGACGGCGACGATGAGCTGCTGGAACAGGCTCGTGAGGAACCGTCGATCGGAGGTGTTCTCGAGCACTCGCATGTTCATCGAGAAGCGTCCCTGCTCGAGGTCCTCGGTGATCTTGTTGAGCCGCCGAGGCATCCGGTCGATCATCGGCAGGATCTGCATCGTACGGCGCTGGAGTTCGTCGGTGATCTTCGTGGACTTCAGTTTGCTGCGCATGAGGCGGTTGCCCTCGTTGCGGGCGACGTCGACCACGTCGAAGGTGGGGTCGATGACGAGGAGCGCGCCCTCGACCGAGGCCATGGCTCGGAAGGCCGCGCTGATCGGGGCCGGGACCGAGAACCGATGGGCCAGAACCAGGTTGAACAGGTCGTCGAAGAGCTTCTGACCGTTGTACGACCTGTTTCCGCCGCCGTAGCGAGTGAGCAGTTCGCCGACGGCACGTTCAACGGCCCGATCGTCGAGATTCTCCGGGCGGCCGAGGAGTTCGATGAGGGAGTCCGTGGCTCCGGCGCTGTCGTTCTGGTCGATCGAGTAGAGCATGAGGCCCAGAGCCGTCTGTGTTCCCGGGTCGAGTCGGCCGACCGCGCCGAAGTCCAACAGTCCCAATCCGCCCTCGGGCATGATGAAGATGTTGCCCGCATGCAGGTCCGAATGGAAGACGCCGTCGGTGATGATCTGTTCGAGCGTCGCTCCCAGGAGGGTGGTGGCCAGTGCCTTTCGCTCCTTCTGGGAGAGTTCGGCCAAGAGCTGCCCGGCCGAGGACACAGGGCGACCGGGAAGTCTGTCCATGATGAGGAGCCGTTCGCTCGAGAGCTCCGGGTAGCTGTGGGGCACGGTCACGGAGAATTTGCCCGATCGTCGCAGACTGTCCTCGATGGCACGCATATTGCCGAGCTCGATCCGATAGTCCAGCTCCTCCTCGAGGGAGTTGGCGAACCCCTTGGCCAGGTTCTCAATACCCAGATCTTGACCCCACACCGTGGTCTTGTTGAGCCACCTGGCCAGACGCAGGATGATGTCGAGGTCCTGGTTGACCTGGTTGAGGGCCTTCGGCCGCTGGACTTTGACGATGACGTCGGTGCCGTCGAGCAGCGTGGCCTCATGGACCTGTGCCACTGAGGCGGCGGCCAGTGGTGTGGCGTCGATGCGCGAGAACACCTCGTTCAGCGGTCTGCCCATGCGCTCGACGATCGCCGGTTCGATGACCGACCAGGGTTCGGGGGAGACCTGCGTCTGCAGCAGCTCCAACTCGTGGACGTAGGCGGGAGGCAGTACATCACGACGGGTCGAGAGCATCTGTCCGAGCTTGACGAAGGTGACTCCGGCTTCCGCCAGGGAGTTCTTCAGCGCTCGGGCCGTCTTGGCCTCACGCCCCCGGGACGCACTTCGGCCGAAGCCGCGGATCTGTGATCCCAGACCGTGGCGGACTGCGATCGAGACGACCTCGGCGTAGCGTCGGCCGCGTCGCCTGCGCGCCTTCCAGCCGAAGAGCAGAGACTGGGGGCCGGGCACGGAGCCCGTCGGGAAGGCCGCTTCGATGACGACGAGCGCTCCGACGCCCAAGGCGAAGATCCAACCGGTGGCCAGCAGCAGGAGCATGAGAGCGACTCCCGGCGCGACGTCGAGACCACCGGCGTTCTGTCCCGTTCCGGCGCGATAGAGGTACTGCACCGTCAGCGCCATGACAGCGCTCATCACCAGGCCCACCCCGATGGTCCGCGGCCATCCTGTCGGGACGCCGACGACGCGGCGCACAACGGTTGCGGCAAGCCACGACTGCAGGAAGAGGAACAGCAGGGCGGCGATGCTCAGCAGCACGTAGGCTCCGAAATCGAGGGCGGCCATGAGCATGACTCCTTCCACAGCGGGGTGCCCGAACGTTGCGCGCGTCAGGGGCCGGTTGTCACCAGCCTAATCGGTTGGCCCCGGGGCGACCGGAGACGAGCCAGGAGAGTTCAGCGGCGCATTCTGCCAGGCAGTCCGATCTGTTTGGACCAGATGAGCGCCCACACGGCACCGAGGAGAGCGAAGAGCCCCGGGAACACGACCCCGAACCGCAGCGAGGCGAGGGCGATGACCACGGAGATGAGGGTCGGGCCCGCCAGCTTGCCGCCGTTGGAGAAGATCGCCCAGATGCCGAGGAAGCGGGCGCGTCCGATCACCGGCGACAGGTCCGCACCGATGGTCATGTTCACCCCGGCACCCAGTCCGTTGCCGAATGCCATGACCGAGGCGGCCGCGATCATCCCGACCAGGTCCGGACGCAGCACCATGAGGACGAAGCCGGATCCGAAGATCGTGAGACAGGCCACCATTGTCGTCGTCCGACCGAGGCGATCCTTGATGTAGGCGCCGAGGAACATGAAGCCCAATTCGAGGCCGGCACCGAAGGCGATGAGCAGGGAGATCGATGACTCCTGCAGCCCGATCTCGACGCCCCACAGCTGGATCACCACCGGTTGAGCGGACCGGGCCACGGTCAGGGCGATGATCGAGATCCCGACGAGGACCACGGCCTTCCACCTCACCTCCAGGCGAGGACGAGGGGGCTTGCGCGCATTCGTCCCGGCCGCCTCGGCGGGGGTGGGGTCCGTCGAGCAATCGGCGTCCGGCGCCCCTGCCGCGGGCGGGGCCGAACGGGCATTCCCGCGGTCCGAGTAGCCGGGGATGTGGGCGATGGGCAGGGCCATGACGACGATGGCGGCGAGGGACGCGGCTCCCGCGAAGACGAAGACCGACCAGAGTGGGAGGACGAGCATGAGTCCCGCACCGACGATCGGTCCGATGAGGTTGCCCACCCGCTGCGTGCCGCCCAGGGCGGTCATCGCCTTGGCCAGATCCTTCGCCGGCATCACCTCGGCGACGACGGCCTGCCTGGCCAGGTTCCACACATCGGCGACCGGAGCGAAGAGCATGAGCGCGATCGTGTACACGATCAGGGAGGCCGAGGAGTCCCAGAGGAAGGCCGCGACGATCCCGCCGAGGACGACGATCGCTGTGATCGTGGCGACGAGCATCGCCCGGAAGTCGCCGAGGCGGTCGATGAGGATTCCCGCCGGCACCGTTGCGGCAAGGGACACTGCGCCCATGATGCCGACGATGGCGGCGGCGAAGGACGAGCTCGCGCCCAGGTTGAGCGCGCCGAGGACCACGATGGGAAGAATCGAGCCCACACCGACGGCGAAGAGGAGTGAGGGCGCGAGGACCGGCCACAAGATGGGTTTGAGCACCTGACCAGTCTAGTTGAGCGCATGACCAGGCGAGCCGCGCGAGCCGCTCCCCGAGGCGGCGGCAGATCGGCCCGCCGGTGGCAGGGGGCGAGGTGGCAGGCAGCGCCCCCAGGTGGCAGGGGAGGTTGCTGGCCGCCGTTTACACTGTTCCCAGCGAAGATCCGTCCCTACCCCTCCCGATGCGAAAGTGATCGACATGACCAGTGACGCGGTGCAGCCGAGCAGGTTCCGACTCGTCCCGATGCGGCCGCGCGAGCCCGGTGAGGAGGGACGCGCGGCGAGCACTCTCGAACTCTTCTTCGACCTCGTGTTCGTCATCGCGGTGTCCATCGCCGCGTCCACCCTGCATGACACGGTCACTGCCGGCCACCTCGGCGTGGGCCTGGCCAAGTACCTCATGATCTTCTTCGCGATCTGGTGGGCGTGGATGAACTTCACCTGGTTCGCGACCTCCTTCGACACCGATGACTGGCTCTACCGGGTGATGACGATCGTGCAGATGGGCGGTGTGCTCATCCTGGCGGCGGGCATCGGGCCTGCCTTCGCCGATGACGACTTCCTCTTCGTCATCCTCGGCTACATCCTCATGCGCGTGGTCATGATCGCGCAGTGGCTGCGGGCCTCTCGGCATGCGGGCGGGGCGCGGCGAACGACCGTCGTCTACGCCTGCGGAATCGGCATCGTGCAGGTGCTGTGGGTGACGTGGATGAGCATCGACGATCACGTGCTGTCGACGGTCGTCTTCCTCATCCTCGTCCTCGCCGAGGTGGCCATCCCCGTCGTCGCGGAAGCGCGGGGGACGACGCCCTGGCATCCGGAGCACATCACCGAACGCTATGGCTGCTTCACGATCATCGTCCTCGGCGAGTCCATGCTCGCCTCGGCGAACGCGGTGTTCGAAGCCCTCTCCGACAGTGAGGACATCGTCTCGCTGGTCTCTCTCGGCGTCCTCAGCCTCATCGTGACGGCGGCGATGTGGTGGATCTACTTCTGGCCGCCCCATCACCGCGCGATCGGCAGCCTCGGTGGCTCACTCGCCTACGGCTACGGCCACTACGTCATCTTCGCCGCCGCCGGAGCGTTCTCCGCAGGAGTCGGCATCGAAGTCGATTCGCAACTGGGCGTGAGCGCGCTTGATCCGGTGCTTGCGACCTTCACGGTCTCGGTGCCGATCGCGGTCTTCGTCCTCGGCGTGTGGCTGCTGGCGATCAGGCCGAACGCCGGCGGCGCCGTCAACACGATCGTGCCGATCTGCGCGCTCCTCGTGCTGTGTGATCCGATCATCCCGATCCCGACATTCCTCACGACCTTCTTCATGATCATCATCGTCATCACCCTGATCGTGGCCTCGCCGAAGGGCGGTGAGTCGTCAACAGGCACCGAGGTGAGGGCGTGAGTTCCGGAGGCCGGTGAAGTGCCTCATGTCGTGAGTCTTCGCTGCGTCGACCCTGCGGGCGATCTCGTCCGCGCTGCGGCCGGGATGCATCGATTGTCTGCGGCCCAGTTCGATGAGCCAGACGCCGAGGCGGACCAGGGCTCGGTCGATTCCGCCCAGTCTGTCCTCGGTGACGGTCGACGAGTGGGGGTCTCACCGTCTGCCTGCCCGGACTGCGCCCGACTGCTGCGTTTCTCAGATTGCCTGCGCTCGACCTGTTCCTCTCATGCTGGGCGTGAGACCCTGGTCACATGAGCAATCGTCATGTGATCCCGCCCTACCTCCTTGATTCCCTCGCCGAGCGCGGAGGCGAGAGGTTCCCCCGCGCCGCTCGTGCCGCTCGCAGCGCTCGGATGTCCGACGAATCCTCTCGCAGCCTGCGCGCCGAGGGGCTGCGCTACACGCCGCTGCTCGAGGACTCGGAGTCCGGGTCCCGGGGCGCTGCGGGGTCGGCGACAGGCGCATCGGGTGTCAAGCGGATCATCCATGACGCGCAGGGCACCGAGACCCTGCCGGGAGTCCTCGTCCGCAGCGAGGGCGAAGAGCCGGTCTCCGACGAAGCGGTCAACGAGGCCTACGACGGACTCGGTGCCTCCTACTCGCTCTTCGCCGAGGTCTTCGATCGCGACTCGCTCGATGGCAAGGGGATGCCGCTCATCGCCAGCGTCCACTACGGCCAGGACTATGACAATGCCTTCTTCGACGGTCGGCTCATGGTCTTCGGTGACGGCGATGACGAGGTCTTCACCGGGTTCACGGGATCGCTGTCGATCATCGGCCACGAGCTCAGCCACGGCGTCATCAGCCATACCGCGGATCTCGAGTACTCCGGACAGCCCGGGGCACTCAACGAGCACTGCGCCGACGTCTTCGGTGCCCTGACCGAACAGCACGATGCCGGGCAGAGCGCTGACCAAGCCACCTGGCTCATCGGCGCCGGAGTCTTCACCCCCGACGTCACCGGTCAGGCTCTGCGCTCCATGATCGCGCCCGGCACCGCCTATGACGACGATGTCCTCGGCACGGATCCGCAGCCCGACCACATGAACGACTTCATCACCACGGACTCCGACAACGGTGGGGTCCATCTCAATTCCGGCATCCCCAACCGCGCCTTCGCGCTTGCGGCGACCAACCTCGGCGGACGAGCATGGGAGACCGTGGGACAGGTGTGGTTCGCCGTCCTTGTAGGGTCCCAGATCACCACCCGCACCGACTTCGCGGGCTTCGCGGCGCTGACCATCGCCGAGGCGGCCGCGGCCTTCGGTGAGGGATCCGACGTTCACGACGCCCTCGTCCAGAGCTGGGACGCCGTCGGCGTCACCCGAGCGGCAGGACGGGGCAACGTGGGGAGCGGCTCGTGAGCGAGTGTGGCTCGAGCGGCGGTGGCGGTGTCGGATTCGGTCGCATCGTCATCGCTCGTTCGGGAGGGTTCGCCGGTCTCAGCCTCGTCTGGGACCTCGACATCGATGCGAGCTCCCTCCGTGAGGAGATCGGCTCTCAGGTGACTCGTCTGCCTTGGCCGTCTACTGCCGCAGACGGGGCGGAACCGGCCCATGTCGGGCCGGGCGAAGCCGGGGCGGGAGGCGCCGGGCAGGCTGATCGCTTCGTCTACGAGATCGAGAGCCGCTACGGTCGAGCCCGCCTCGGCGAAACCGAACTCACAGGAGAGTGGAGGCTGCTCGTCGACACCGTTCGGCAGGTGGCAGAACCTCAGAGGAGGACGCCGGGCGCCGGGCAGTGAGCCAGACCAGAGGGCGGACGGCGCATGGTGGTCAGCCCCAGCTGAACGGAAGGCTCTGTTGCATAGAACGATCGATCGGATACAAACTGCAATAGACTGGCTCGCATGACTCACGATGACACCACGTCGAAGAAGAACGAACGCGACCTCGAGGACGGCATCCACACGGACCTGCGGTCGACGATGACCTACGGGTCCTATCTCAGCCTCGACCGTCTGCTGACGTCCCAGCACCCGGTCAGCGAACCGGTCCACCACGACGAGCTGCTGTTCATCATCCAGCACCAGACCACGGAGCTGTGGTTCAAACTCGTCATCCACGAACTCCTCGACGCCCGCCGCCTCATCGCCGACGACCAGCTCCAGCTGGCGCTCAAGCGCATCGCCCGCGTCAAGCACATCCAGAAGACCCTGACGGAGCAGTGGTCGGTGCTCGCGACGCTGACGCCGAGCGAATACGTCGGGTTCCGCGATGAGCTCGGCCAGTCATCGGGCTTCCAGTCCTGGCAGTACCGGGCGGTGGAGTTCCTGCTCGGCAACAAGAACGCCGGCATGCTGCAGGTCTTCGACGGAGAGCCCGAGGCCCGCGCGCAGCTCGAGACGTACCTCAACGAGCCGAGCGTCTACGACGAATTCCTGCGCGCCCTCGCCCGTCGCGGACTCCCGGTTCCCCAGCGACTGCTCGAGAGGGACGTGAGCGTGGCGCACACCTTCGACGAGGAACTCCTCGACGCCTTCCGCATCATCTACGAGAACCCCGAGAAGTACTGGTTGGAGTACGAGAGCTGTGAGGAGCTGGTCGACCTCGAGGAGAACTTCCAGTTCTGGCGCTACCGGCACATGCGCACGGTGCTGCGCATCATCGGCATGAAGCGCGGCACCGGCGGTTCGAGCGGCGTCGGGTTCCTTCAGAAGGCCCTCGACCTGACCTTCTTCCCCGAGCTGTTCGACATCCGCACCGGCATCGAGAACGGGCCCGGCACCGCAACCGCACCTGCCGCTCGGTCCGGTGACGCGGCCTCCGGCTGCCCGGGGATGTGAGCCGAATCGTCGCCCTCGAACCGGCACCGGGCAGTCCCACCTCATTGCTGCGGACGTTCGTCGGACTCCACTTGCGGGACTTGGGCGGGTGGATCCGCGTCGCGGGTCTGCTCGAGCTCCTGGCCACGGCGGGAGTTCCGACCTCCTCGACCCGCAGCGCCGTGTCGAGGCTCAAGGACAGGGGGCTGCTCCTGTCGGAGAAGCGGGACAGCCTCGCGGGGTACCGTGTGGACCCAGCGGCCGCGACCGACCTCGAACGCGGCGATCGGCGGATCTTCTCCTACCGCGGCCAGCGGGATGACGAACCTTGGTGTCTCGTCTCCTACTCCCTGCCTGAAGTGGAGCGGTCGAAGCGGGTCCAGCTGCGTCGAGCGCTCATGGGATTGGGCTTCGGCGCGGTCTCCGACGGACTGTGGATCGCTCCCGGACATCTGCGCGCAGAGGCAGAGGACGCGGTGGACAGGCTCGCGGCCCGCGAGCATGCGACGATCTTCATCACGCAGACGCCGCGGACGGCCGGGCCCTTCGCGCGGTCGGCGGCGGCGTGGTGGGACCTGGATCGACTTGCACTCAGACACACCGTATTCCTCGACCGGTATGAGCACCATGCCATCGAGGCATCTGCCTCCGATGACCGTGAATCCTTCATCCTGTGGCTGCGCTGCGTCGATGATTGGAAGACGATCCCCTACGTGGATCCGGGACTGCCCGCCAACGCTCTGCCCGCGGACTGGCCGGGAATGAGAAGCGTCGATCTGTTCGCCGAGCTGCGCGCCCGGTTCTCCGCACCCGCACACGACTATGTCGCGAAGGTCGCAGCCGCAGACTGATCGACTGTACCGCCACCGGCAGTCTCGGCGGGGCGCTCCTGATCAGCCCGGCGGCACTTCGAACCGGTCCGGCAGGGCGTCGGTCGGTCAGCCCAGCAGCACGTCGAGCAGGAGGGGGAAATGCTTGGAATCGGGGTCGACGAGATCGGCGTGATCGGCGCCCTCGGCAACGATCAGGCGCGCCGGGAACACCCGTGAGAAGCCGATGTCGACCGTGAGGTCCCTGTCGCCGTGGAAAGTGACCAGATCCGCCCGCCCCGGGATGAGCAGCGCCCGTGACCGCGGGTCCTCACGCAGATACGGTGCGAGGTCCTGTTCGGGGCTCGCCCCCATGTAGTCGAGCACAGCGCCCCCGGCGAGACCGTCCTCGACTTCCCGGAACAGGTCCGTGATCGGGGCGAGCGGCCGCAGGCGGAATTCCGGCCCAACCTCGCCGAGGTGGCTCGCCCAGGCGAGGACCAGGCATCCTCCCGCCGAATGCCCGGACACGATGAGCCTGTCCCGCGCCCGCGGATTCACGCCCCAGGCCGACAGCGAATCGCACGCGAATGCGATGGCCGAGGTGACATCGTCGAGGCAGTTCGGCTGCCCACCGGAGCGTCGGTACTCGACGAGCACGCACAGCACCCCCGCCTCGGCGAGGGCTGCGGCCAGGGGCCGGGCATGGGTGAGGTCCGTGCCTTGGCGGAAGTATCCGCCGTGGACGAAGATCACCGTCGCCGAGGTGGTGGTCGGGTCACCGTAGACTTCGAGGAACTGATCGGGGCTTCTGCCGTACTCGTGACGGGAGAAGCCGGCGACGGCGGCATCTGCCGATCGCGCCGATTCCGAGGCGACCGGGTCGAGTGCGGCACCGGCCGCGCTCAGTGTGGCGAATCGCTCACTCTCGTCGGGGGCGCTCGTGGTCTGGTCCATGCGGCCGTCGGCAGTCATTCGATGTGCGCAGTCATAGAAATCTGCGAAGTCATTCGGACCTGTGCAGTCATTCGGACCTGCGCACGCGGGTGAGGTCGGGCAGCTTGGCGCCGAGCTTGTCGCCCGAGGACTGTCCGCGCAGACGACGACCGACCCAGGGGGCGAAGTGCTCCCGAGCCCATTTCGACTCCTCGCTGACGACGTCCCTGATCGGACGGGTCGGACGAGCAGGCATCGCAAAGCCCTCGGCGGGCAGCGAATGTCCGCTCTCCAGCGTCGCCAGCGCCTGCCTGGCGACGAGGTCATGCCCCGCGGGCGAGAGGTGGATCCTGTCGTCGGCCCACATGTCACCGGCGTAGAGCGGGCGCAGACCCCAGACATCGGTCATGTGGCAGCCGTGACGCTGTGCGATCGACCACAGGTGGGCGTTGTAGATGCCCACGCGAGGACGCACCGCACGGATCAGCGGTGAGCTGATCTCCGTGTCGAATCCGTTGCACATGAGCACCTCGATGCCGGCCTCCCGAAACGCGACGACGGCTCGTTCGAACTGACCGGCCAGGTCGTCGATGTCGGCCATCGGCCGCAGGCAGTCATTGCCGCCGGCGCAGAAGCTGACCAGATCGGGTTTCATGGCGAGGGCTTTGGGCACCTGCTCGTCGACGATCGAGTCGAGGAGTCGACCGCGGATGGCGAGGTTGGCGTACGCGAGATCGGGGCTGCCGACGGGGGAGTCGACGAGCATCTGCGCCAGACGATCGGCCCACCCTCGGTACCGATTGTCGACGCCGTCCGGATCGGGATCCATCAGCCCCTCGCTGAAGGAATCGCCGATGGCCACATACGTACCGATGGTCTCGAGCATCAGGGGTCCTTCTCTCATTGATTCTTCGACTTCGCACTATACTGAATCGGTGTCGCCGGGTTGCCCCGCCCCCTGCCTCCCGATCGACCGACCCTGCCTCATGACCAGTGCTGATCGCCTGGCGTAGACTCGTTTCAAGACGGTCCGCGTCCGTGAAGGCCACTGCATGAGGAGCACAATGTATCGTTCGGTTCCGGTTCCCGAGATCTCCGATTTCGCCATCACCAACGCTCGGATCCTGCCCATCGCGGACGCCGACGGCCGACGTGTCGGTCCGATCGAATCGGGCACGATCCTGGTCTCGAACGGGGCGATCGCCTCGGTGGCCGTAGGCGACGCGCCGGCGCAGAACCTGCCTGCCGGCACAGAAGTCATCGACGCCGGCCGACGCTGGGTGCTGCCCGGCTTCATCGAAGCCCACGGTCACCTCGGCGTGCATGAGGACGGCGAAGGCTGGTCGGGCGACGACACGAACGAGATGACCGACCCCAACGGTGCCGGCGTGCGTGCCCTCGACGGCATCGACCCGACCGACCTCGGATTCAAGGACGCGCTGCGCGGAGGCGTCACCTCGGCGCTCATCAAACCCGGATCCGGCAATCCGATCGGCGGACGCACGGCCTTCATCAAGACCTGGGGTCGGATCGTCGACGAGATGCTCGTGACGCAGGACCTGTCCGTGAAGTCCGCTCTGGGAGAGAACCCGAAGCGCGTCTACGGTGAGA
The Brevibacterium marinum genome window above contains:
- a CDS encoding MFS transporter; this translates as MLKPILWPVLAPSLLFAVGVGSILPIVVLGALNLGASSSFAAAIVGIMGAVSLAATVPAGILIDRLGDFRAMLVATITAIVVLGGIVAAFLWDSSASLIVYTIALMLFAPVADVWNLARQAVVAEVMPAKDLAKAMTALGGTQRVGNLIGPIVGAGLMLVLPLWSVFVFAGAASLAAIVVMALPIAHIPGYSDRGNARSAPPAAGAPDADCSTDPTPAEAAGTNARKPPRPRLEVRWKAVVLVGISIIALTVARSAQPVVIQLWGVEIGLQESSISLLIAFGAGLELGFMFLGAYIKDRLGRTTTMVACLTIFGSGFVLMVLRPDLVGMIAAASVMAFGNGLGAGVNMTIGADLSPVIGRARFLGIWAIFSNGGKLAGPTLISVVIALASLRFGVVFPGLFALLGAVWALIWSKQIGLPGRMRR
- a CDS encoding protealysin inhibitor emfourin, whose amino-acid sequence is MSECGSSGGGGVGFGRIVIARSGGFAGLSLVWDLDIDASSLREEIGSQVTRLPWPSTAADGAEPAHVGPGEAGAGGAGQADRFVYEIESRYGRARLGETELTGEWRLLVDTVRQVAEPQRRTPGAGQ
- a CDS encoding SGNH/GDSL hydrolase family protein — its product is MLETIGTYVAIGDSFSEGLMDPDPDGVDNRYRGWADRLAQMLVDSPVGSPDLAYANLAIRGRLLDSIVDEQVPKALAMKPDLVSFCAGGNDCLRPMADIDDLAGQFERAVVAFREAGIEVLMCNGFDTEISSPLIRAVRPRVGIYNAHLWSIAQRHGCHMTDVWGLRPLYAGDMWADDRIHLSPAGHDLVARQALATLESGHSLPAEGFAMPARPTRPIRDVVSEESKWAREHFAPWVGRRLRGQSSGDKLGAKLPDLTRVRRSE
- a CDS encoding low temperature requirement protein A, translating into MTSDAVQPSRFRLVPMRPREPGEEGRAASTLELFFDLVFVIAVSIAASTLHDTVTAGHLGVGLAKYLMIFFAIWWAWMNFTWFATSFDTDDWLYRVMTIVQMGGVLILAAGIGPAFADDDFLFVILGYILMRVVMIAQWLRASRHAGGARRTTVVYACGIGIVQVLWVTWMSIDDHVLSTVVFLILVLAEVAIPVVAEARGTTPWHPEHITERYGCFTIIVLGESMLASANAVFEALSDSEDIVSLVSLGVLSLIVTAAMWWIYFWPPHHRAIGSLGGSLAYGYGHYVIFAAAGAFSAGVGIEVDSQLGVSALDPVLATFTVSVPIAVFVLGVWLLAIRPNAGGAVNTIVPICALLVLCDPIIPIPTFLTTFFMIIIVITLIVASPKGGESSTGTEVRA
- a CDS encoding tryptophan 2,3-dioxygenase translates to MTHDDTTSKKNERDLEDGIHTDLRSTMTYGSYLSLDRLLTSQHPVSEPVHHDELLFIIQHQTTELWFKLVIHELLDARRLIADDQLQLALKRIARVKHIQKTLTEQWSVLATLTPSEYVGFRDELGQSSGFQSWQYRAVEFLLGNKNAGMLQVFDGEPEARAQLETYLNEPSVYDEFLRALARRGLPVPQRLLERDVSVAHTFDEELLDAFRIIYENPEKYWLEYESCEELVDLEENFQFWRYRHMRTVLRIIGMKRGTGGSSGVGFLQKALDLTFFPELFDIRTGIENGPGTATAPAARSGDAASGCPGM
- a CDS encoding PaaX family transcriptional regulator, whose amino-acid sequence is MSRIVALEPAPGSPTSLLRTFVGLHLRDLGGWIRVAGLLELLATAGVPTSSTRSAVSRLKDRGLLLSEKRDSLAGYRVDPAAATDLERGDRRIFSYRGQRDDEPWCLVSYSLPEVERSKRVQLRRALMGLGFGAVSDGLWIAPGHLRAEAEDAVDRLAAREHATIFITQTPRTAGPFARSAAAWWDLDRLALRHTVFLDRYEHHAIEASASDDRESFILWLRCVDDWKTIPYVDPGLPANALPADWPGMRSVDLFAELRARFSAPAHDYVAKVAAAD
- a CDS encoding M4 family metallopeptidase; this translates as MSNRHVIPPYLLDSLAERGGERFPRAARAARSARMSDESSRSLRAEGLRYTPLLEDSESGSRGAAGSATGASGVKRIIHDAQGTETLPGVLVRSEGEEPVSDEAVNEAYDGLGASYSLFAEVFDRDSLDGKGMPLIASVHYGQDYDNAFFDGRLMVFGDGDDEVFTGFTGSLSIIGHELSHGVISHTADLEYSGQPGALNEHCADVFGALTEQHDAGQSADQATWLIGAGVFTPDVTGQALRSMIAPGTAYDDDVLGTDPQPDHMNDFITTDSDNGGVHLNSGIPNRAFALAATNLGGRAWETVGQVWFAVLVGSQITTRTDFAGFAALTIAEAAAAFGEGSDVHDALVQSWDAVGVTRAAGRGNVGSGS
- a CDS encoding ABC1 kinase family protein, whose product is MAALDFGAYVLLSIAALLFLFLQSWLAATVVRRVVGVPTGWPRTIGVGLVMSAVMALTVQYLYRAGTGQNAGGLDVAPGVALMLLLLATGWIFALGVGALVVIEAAFPTGSVPGPQSLLFGWKARRRRGRRYAEVVSIAVRHGLGSQIRGFGRSASRGREAKTARALKNSLAEAGVTFVKLGQMLSTRRDVLPPAYVHELELLQTQVSPEPWSVIEPAIVERMGRPLNEVFSRIDATPLAAASVAQVHEATLLDGTDVIVKVQRPKALNQVNQDLDIILRLARWLNKTTVWGQDLGIENLAKGFANSLEEELDYRIELGNMRAIEDSLRRSGKFSVTVPHSYPELSSERLLIMDRLPGRPVSSAGQLLAELSQKERKALATTLLGATLEQIITDGVFHSDLHAGNIFIMPEGGLGLLDFGAVGRLDPGTQTALGLMLYSIDQNDSAGATDSLIELLGRPENLDDRAVERAVGELLTRYGGGNRSYNGQKLFDDLFNLVLAHRFSVPAPISAAFRAMASVEGALLVIDPTFDVVDVARNEGNRLMRSKLKSTKITDELQRRTMQILPMIDRMPRRLNKITEDLEQGRFSMNMRVLENTSDRRFLTSLFQQLIVAVLAGAAVLGAIMLITSEEGPLLTEGIHLYAFFGFVLLFGGFVLSMRSLMLVFKRGVDG
- a CDS encoding alpha/beta hydrolase, which encodes MDQTTSAPDESERFATLSAAGAALDPVASESARSADAAVAGFSRHEYGRSPDQFLEVYGDPTTTSATVIFVHGGYFRQGTDLTHARPLAAALAEAGVLCVLVEYRRSGGQPNCLDDVTSAIAFACDSLSAWGVNPRARDRLIVSGHSAGGCLVLAWASHLGEVGPEFRLRPLAPITDLFREVEDGLAGGAVLDYMGASPEQDLAPYLREDPRSRALLIPGRADLVTFHGDRDLTVDIGFSRVFPARLIVAEGADHADLVDPDSKHFPLLLDVLLG